A stretch of Dromaius novaehollandiae isolate bDroNov1 chromosome 8, bDroNov1.hap1, whole genome shotgun sequence DNA encodes these proteins:
- the LRRC41 gene encoding leucine-rich repeat-containing protein 41 isoform X2: MNPKSVVITLVWDAGNSALPPYHKHMEIQQQRQLLGSKIPNLVMDVGEILRKGLSTQPIWRKLWDDVMKTRPPNSENITCWRKKFLETFFANILHGVLDVSSDWRLNDHHFSPLLHSSQHVTQLTLCNMLQGVIELTAEHNQRVLENLAGSLRILKFRHLLSSDQSIRRSLVLLLHRLIHHGSVSQVSMYSWPVPDTVLLILILSMSAGYWCSGKVLTYHSSPCGFCREGNAQSQESTQERSEMDRCDEKERSDGENQQASLRALEDADTQAEASGRGADTPQTSALSGVRNHPSQNLVCEEGSSEASCGPASVKDFPRGSSSHCLSERLSCHPTLRKPRRRLKSAVGRRRRCPRRSRGMCDDQEDLYDFVFTVARENTSELLFENSVTEGENADNCTSSFTGSPCSGSAGCKKRGGSAGNFSLKTAHRFRSVSTLELFSIPLTGDACRTLSNLLSSWVSLENLVLSYNGLGDNIFCILSGLRALSRHSDCCLHVVRVSDVFSHMPCMDLVHCILSAFPRLHTLSVSFDLKNQLEGNRPEGNPSCSEAEISESCLEQLEIRFPREPLHTAFLLPVLKASRSLQQLSLDSAALPCPQELQHLLQALKECNPNLKKLSFHDVNLADHQKEVLLLLQDPILQEITFSFCRLFESCTTEFLSEIINTVKRNSSLKSLKLPGNRLGNHRLVALADIFSEDSSSSLCQLDVSSNCIKPDGLLEFTKKLEGHIQQRGGHIKFTHLRLFQNWLDQDVETAQEALRRLKAVCSVVNDTWDSSQAFADYISVM, translated from the exons ATGAACCCAAAGAGCGTAGTTATAACCCTTGTCTGGGATGCTGGTAACTCAGCTTTGCCACCTTATCACAAACACATGGAAATCCAGCAGCAAAGGCAGCTACTCGGGTCCAAAATCCCAAACCTGGTCATGGACGTAGGTGAGATTTTACGGAAAG gcCTCTCAACGCAACCAATTTGGCGCAAGCTCTGGGATGATGTGATGAAGACCAGGCCGCCCAACTCAGAG AATATAACCTGTTGGAGGAAGAAGTTCCTTGAAACATTCTTCGCAAACATTCTTCACGGTGTCTTGGATGTTTCTTCTGATTGGCGTCTGAACGACCATCATTTTTCACCGTTGCTCCACAGCTCACAGCATGTTACCCAGCTCACTCTCTGCAACATGCTGCAGGGGGTGATTGAGCTCACTGCTGAACACAACCAAAGGGTGCTTGAAAACCTGGCAGGCTCCCTGCGGATACTGAAGTTTCGGCACCTGCTCTCCTCCGACCAGTCTATCAGACGTTCCCTGGTTTTACTTCTTCACCGGCTGATTCAccatggctctgtcagccaagtGTCCATGTATTCCTGGCCTGTTCCTGACACAGTTCTTCTCATTCTCATTTTGAGCATGAGTGCTGGGTATTGGTGCTCAGGAAAGGTGCTTACGTATCACAGCAGCCCTTGTGGCTTTTGCAGAGAGGGCAATGCCCAAAGCCAGGAGTCAACACAAGAGCGATCAGAGATGGACCGTTGCGATGAGAAGGAGCGGAGTGATGGCGAGAACCAGCAGGCTTCCCTCAGAGCACTTGAGGATGCTGACACTCAAGCAGAGGCGAGTGGACGTGGGGCTGACACTCCCCAGACCTCAGCCCTCTCTGGAGTGAGAAATCATCCTTCCCAGAACCTAGTATGTGAGGAGGGAAGCAGCGAGGCGTCCTGTGGCCCTGCCAGTGTTAAAGACTTCCCCAGAGGGTCGTCTTCTCATTGCCTCTCAGAAAGGCTGTCCTGTCACCCCACTCTTCGAAAGCCACGTAGACGTCTGAAATCTGCAGTAGGGAGGAGGCGCCGCTGCCCCAGACGAAGCAGGGGGATGTGTGATGACCAGGAAGACctttatgattttgtttttactgttgctAGAGAGAATACTTCAGAATTACTGTTTGAAAACAGTgttacagaaggagaaaatgCCGATAACTGTACTAGTTCCTTCACAGGATCCCCATGCTCCGGCAGTGCTGGTTGTAAGAAAAGAGGAGGATCTGCTGGGaacttttctctgaaaactgcTCACCGCTTCCGAAGCGTGTCCACACTGGAATTGTTCTCCATTCCTTTGACTGGGGACGCGTGTCGGACTCTGAGTAACCTGCTGAGCTCCTGGGTGTCATTAGAAAACCTGGTTCTGTCTTACAACG GCCTGGGAGATAACATCTTCTGCATCCTGTCTGGGCTCCGGGCCCTCTCCCGCCACTCGGACTGCTGCCTCCACGTGGTGCGTGTGAGCGACGTGTTCTCCCACATGCCCTGCATGGATCTTGTTCACTGCATCCTGAGTGCCTTTCCCCGGCTCCATACGCTCTCAGTCAGCTTCGATCTCAAAAATCAGCTGGAGGGGAACAGGCCAGAAGGGAATCCAAGCTGCAGTGAGGCAGAAATCTCAG aGAGCTGCCTAGAGCAGCTGGAAATCCGATTCCCCAGGGAACCTCTGCACActgcattcctgctgccagtgctgaaGGCATCAAggtctcttcagcagctctccctTGACAGTGCTGCACTGCCCTGTCCTCAGGAGCTTCAGCACCTCTTGCAGGCACTCAAAG AGTGCAATCCAAACTTGAAGAAACTGAGCTTTCACGATGTGAACCTGGCTGACCACCAGAAAGAAGTTCTGCTTTTGCTTCAGGACCCCATCCTGCAAG AAATCACATTCTCCTTTTGCCGGCTGTTTGAAAGTTGCACTACTGAGTTTTTGTCAGAAATAATAAATACAGTGAAGAGAAACTCATCTCTGAAGAGCCTCAAACTGCCTGGGAATCGCCTTG GGAATCACAGGCTGGTTGCCCTGGCGGACATTTTCTCTGAAGATTCCTCATCTTCTCTTTGCCAGCTGGATGTCAG CTCAAATTGCATCAAACCTGATGGGCTCCTCGAGTTTACAAAGAAGCTGGAAGGCCACATCCAGCAGCGAGGGGGACACATTAAATTCACCCACCTCCGACTCTTTCAAAATTGGCTGGACCAGGATGTCGAAACAGCTCAAGAAGCACTTCGGCGTCTCAAAGCTGTGTGCAGTGTGGTCAATGACACATGGGATTCCTCCCAGGCCTTTGCTGACTACATCAGTGTCATGTGA
- the LRRC41 gene encoding leucine-rich repeat-containing protein 41 isoform X5 translates to MEGGAAGPPSLFALSGAAVSCSMRALERDVWALPGHVLRGLLPLLNVFYLERAEGAARRAGLSTQPIWRKLWDDVMKTRPPNSENITCWRKKFLETFFANILHGVLDVSSDWRLNDHHFSPLLHSSQHVTQLTLCNMLQGVIELTAEHNQRVLENLAGSLRILKFRHLLSSDQSIRRSLVLLLHRLIHHGSVSQVSMYSWPVPDTVLLILILSMSAGYWCSGKVLTYHSSPCGFCREGNAQSQESTQERSEMDRCDEKERSDGENQQASLRALEDADTQAEASGRGADTPQTSALSGVRNHPSQNLVCEEGSSEASCGPASVKDFPRGSSSHCLSERLSCHPTLRKPRRRLKSAVGRRRRCPRRSRGMCDDQEDLYDFVFTVARENTSELLFENSVTEGENADNCTSSFTGSPCSGSAGCKKRGGSAGNFSLKTAHRFRSVSTLELFSIPLTGDACRTLSNLLSSWVSLENLVLSYNGLGDNIFCILSGLRALSRHSDCCLHVVRVSDVFSHMPCMDLVHCILSAFPRLHTLSVSFDLKNQLEGNRPEGNPSCSEAEISESCLEQLEIRFPREPLHTAFLLPVLKASRSLQQLSLDSAALPCPQELQHLLQALKECNPNLKKLSFHDVNLADHQKEVLLLLQDPILQEITFSFCRLFESCTTEFLSEIINTVKRNSSLKSLKLPGNRLGNHRLVALADIFSEDSSSSLCQLDVRGNDLLICWNTGT, encoded by the exons atggagggcggcgcggcggggccgccgagCCTCTTCGCGCTTAGCGGCGCGGCGGTGAGCTGCAGCATGCGGGCCCTGGAGAGGGACGTCTGGG CGCTGCCCGGACACGTCCTGCGCGGCCTCCTGCCGCTCCTCAACGTCTTCTACCTGGAGCGGGCCGAGGGCGCCGCGCGCCGCGCAG gcCTCTCAACGCAACCAATTTGGCGCAAGCTCTGGGATGATGTGATGAAGACCAGGCCGCCCAACTCAGAG AATATAACCTGTTGGAGGAAGAAGTTCCTTGAAACATTCTTCGCAAACATTCTTCACGGTGTCTTGGATGTTTCTTCTGATTGGCGTCTGAACGACCATCATTTTTCACCGTTGCTCCACAGCTCACAGCATGTTACCCAGCTCACTCTCTGCAACATGCTGCAGGGGGTGATTGAGCTCACTGCTGAACACAACCAAAGGGTGCTTGAAAACCTGGCAGGCTCCCTGCGGATACTGAAGTTTCGGCACCTGCTCTCCTCCGACCAGTCTATCAGACGTTCCCTGGTTTTACTTCTTCACCGGCTGATTCAccatggctctgtcagccaagtGTCCATGTATTCCTGGCCTGTTCCTGACACAGTTCTTCTCATTCTCATTTTGAGCATGAGTGCTGGGTATTGGTGCTCAGGAAAGGTGCTTACGTATCACAGCAGCCCTTGTGGCTTTTGCAGAGAGGGCAATGCCCAAAGCCAGGAGTCAACACAAGAGCGATCAGAGATGGACCGTTGCGATGAGAAGGAGCGGAGTGATGGCGAGAACCAGCAGGCTTCCCTCAGAGCACTTGAGGATGCTGACACTCAAGCAGAGGCGAGTGGACGTGGGGCTGACACTCCCCAGACCTCAGCCCTCTCTGGAGTGAGAAATCATCCTTCCCAGAACCTAGTATGTGAGGAGGGAAGCAGCGAGGCGTCCTGTGGCCCTGCCAGTGTTAAAGACTTCCCCAGAGGGTCGTCTTCTCATTGCCTCTCAGAAAGGCTGTCCTGTCACCCCACTCTTCGAAAGCCACGTAGACGTCTGAAATCTGCAGTAGGGAGGAGGCGCCGCTGCCCCAGACGAAGCAGGGGGATGTGTGATGACCAGGAAGACctttatgattttgtttttactgttgctAGAGAGAATACTTCAGAATTACTGTTTGAAAACAGTgttacagaaggagaaaatgCCGATAACTGTACTAGTTCCTTCACAGGATCCCCATGCTCCGGCAGTGCTGGTTGTAAGAAAAGAGGAGGATCTGCTGGGaacttttctctgaaaactgcTCACCGCTTCCGAAGCGTGTCCACACTGGAATTGTTCTCCATTCCTTTGACTGGGGACGCGTGTCGGACTCTGAGTAACCTGCTGAGCTCCTGGGTGTCATTAGAAAACCTGGTTCTGTCTTACAACG GCCTGGGAGATAACATCTTCTGCATCCTGTCTGGGCTCCGGGCCCTCTCCCGCCACTCGGACTGCTGCCTCCACGTGGTGCGTGTGAGCGACGTGTTCTCCCACATGCCCTGCATGGATCTTGTTCACTGCATCCTGAGTGCCTTTCCCCGGCTCCATACGCTCTCAGTCAGCTTCGATCTCAAAAATCAGCTGGAGGGGAACAGGCCAGAAGGGAATCCAAGCTGCAGTGAGGCAGAAATCTCAG aGAGCTGCCTAGAGCAGCTGGAAATCCGATTCCCCAGGGAACCTCTGCACActgcattcctgctgccagtgctgaaGGCATCAAggtctcttcagcagctctccctTGACAGTGCTGCACTGCCCTGTCCTCAGGAGCTTCAGCACCTCTTGCAGGCACTCAAAG AGTGCAATCCAAACTTGAAGAAACTGAGCTTTCACGATGTGAACCTGGCTGACCACCAGAAAGAAGTTCTGCTTTTGCTTCAGGACCCCATCCTGCAAG AAATCACATTCTCCTTTTGCCGGCTGTTTGAAAGTTGCACTACTGAGTTTTTGTCAGAAATAATAAATACAGTGAAGAGAAACTCATCTCTGAAGAGCCTCAAACTGCCTGGGAATCGCCTTG GGAATCACAGGCTGGTTGCCCTGGCGGACATTTTCTCTGAAGATTCCTCATCTTCTCTTTGCCAGCTGGATGTCAG GGGAAATGATCTTTTAATCTGCTGGAATACTGGGACCTGA